The Lytechinus pictus isolate F3 Inbred chromosome 17, Lp3.0, whole genome shotgun sequence genome contains a region encoding:
- the LOC129280782 gene encoding retinol dehydrogenase 8-like, producing MAPQIVLVTGCSSGIGLAMVQRLARDPDHRFIIIATVIAMSEKNDLEAAVKDYIDKAVFIKEMDITKDGDITIVVESVINDHGRIDILLNIAGLSLIGIPENISREQVDKIFSVNVIGTIRLTQAVLPHMKEKQSGKIITFSSVAGRIGFAYIELYCASKFAVEGFFESLAAGVRAFNIRVCLVEPGPVKTGLWDFTVKQYTSHSNDDTIHAIDRRQLQNKVPRVRVEPVFEVDDVVDRVMLNCINADEPALRLLIADTNLAQAASDLTGEDGLQKLGLKELSEIE from the exons ATGGCGCCTCAAATCGTGCTCGTAACTGGTTGTTCATCTGGAATTGGGCTCGCGATGGTTCAACGTCTCGCCCGAGATCCCGACCACCGTTTCATCATCATCGCTACCGTGATCGCGATGTCGGAGAAGAACGATCTCGAGGCTGCTGTCAAGGATTACATCGACAAGGCAGTTTTCATCAAGGAGATGGACATCACGAAAGACGGAGATATTACTATTGTAGTGGAGAGCGTCATCAACGATCACGGTCGAATCGATATTTTGC TTAACATAGCTGGACTTTCTCTCATCGGGATTCCCGAAAACATCTCTCGGGAGCAGGTTGATaagatcttcagtgtgaacgtTATCGGGACTATACGACTAACACAGGCCGTCCTGCCTCACATGAAGGAGAAGCAATCAGGAAAGATCATCACATTCTCCAGTGTAGCAGGAAGGATCG GCTTTGCATATATTGAACTGTACTGCGCATCAAAGTTTGCTGTGGAAGGTTTCTTCGAGTCTCTGGCAGCTGGTGTCCGTGCCTTTAACATCAG AGTTTGTCTGGTGGAACCTGGGCCGGTGAAGACAGGTCTCTGGGATTTCACGGTTAAACAATACACGTCACACTCCAACGACGATACGATCCACGCAATCGATAGACGCCAGCTCCAGAACAAAGTTCCACGAGTACGTGTGGAACCGGTCTTTGAAGTTGACGACGTTGTCGACAGGGTAATGTTGAACTGTATCAACGCTGACGAACCGGCTCTTCGGCTCCTGATTGCAGACACCAACTTGGCCCAAGCCGCTTCGGATTTAACAGGAGAAGATGGACTTCAAAAACTTGGTCTTAAAGAACTCTcagaaattgaatga
- the LOC129280686 gene encoding retinol dehydrogenase 8-like, translating into MAPQIVLMTGSSSGIGLVMAQRLARDPDHRFIVIATVIAMSEKNDLEAAVKDDIEKTVFIKELDITNDEHITEVVEDVISSHGRIDVLINIAGIALPAIAERVSREKIDKIFNVNVIGTIRLTQAVLPHMKEQQSGKIITFSSITGKIGFPYSEFYCASKFALEGFFESLAGGLRAFKIRVCLIEPTQVESALWDWILHQMESLANDQTLSEIDRRQNRITHARSKEGTRMPADDVVGAVITRCLDVDEPVLRHLLAPGETCDVLQKTLADLTGEAGISAFGF; encoded by the exons ATGGCGCCTCAAATCGTTCTGATGACCGGTTCTTCTTCTGGAATCGGTCTCGTCATGGCTCAACGTCTCGCTCGAGATCCCGATCACCGATTCATCGTCATTGCCACCGTGATCGCGATGTCGGAGAAGAACGATCTCGAGGCTGCTGTGAAAGACGACATCGAGAAGACAGTTTTCATCAAGGAGTTGGACATCACAAACGATGAACACATTACTGAAGTAGTTGAGGATGTCATCAGTAGTCATGGACGCATCGATGTATtga taaATATTGCAGGCATTGCTTTGCCTGCTATAGCAGAGAGGGTGTCTCGGGAAAAGATCGATAAGATTTTCAACGTGAATGTTATCGGGACCATACGACTAACCCAGGCCGTTCTGCCTCACATGAAAGAGCAGCAATCTGGAAAGATCATCACATTCTCTAGTATCACTGGTAAAATAG GTTTTCCGTACTCTGAATTTTACTGTGCATCCAAGTTTGCTCTAGAAGGGTTCTTCGAATCACTGGCAGGAGGTTTGAGGGCATTCAAAATCAG agtATGTTTGATCGAGCCTACCCAGGTGGAGAGCGCCCTCTGGGATTGGATACTGCATCAGATGGAGTCTTTAGCCAACGACCAAACACTTTCGGAAATCGATCGCCGACAAAATCGCATCACGCATGCTCGCTCCAAAGAAGGAACTCGCATGCCTGCTGACGACGTCGTTGGAGCGGTGATAACGCGTTGTTTAGACGTCGACGAACCTGTTCTGCGTCATCTACTGGCGCCGGGGGAAACCTGCGACGTCCTTCAGAAAACATTGGCAGACTTGACGGGTGAAGCGGGGATTTCTGCTTTCGGATTCTGA